In Pseudomonas sp. MM213, a genomic segment contains:
- a CDS encoding MmgE/PrpD family protein, with product MTERLQRLAQFCVDTRFEDLPPALVAQAKRHILDTFGATLAGADSDVAKQARLVFAGEIGGTLVWGADLQVGAAQAAMLNGVAAHALELDDTGGCDHSGAVVLPAVMAAVSMSTRPVSGREFITAVVIGYEVGRRVLEACGGYSAHNGAGWHSTATCGVFGAAAASARILGLNAGQMLSALGIAGSFSGGLWAFIHDGSQSKKLHSGRAAEGGLLAARFAQQGITGPSKLFDDVWGGFLKTLAGGTAQPEALDAGLGVVWKLARCSIKPYASCRGTHSAIDALGLLLDQLQVDVDQVEDLEVSLCGFLQDMCGAQEVSSLAAAQMSLPYALAARLVHGHCRLEAYDDEQRRVPQIALWMSRIRLVVDPQLSEDGEPVVSVRTVDGRQASLCVDPPLGAPGNPLSDDALEQKFFSLAVRVMPRLQAEELIGQLWRLETLESVAALDRWLS from the coding sequence ATGACCGAGCGTTTGCAACGACTGGCGCAGTTTTGCGTCGACACACGATTTGAAGACTTGCCCCCGGCATTGGTTGCACAAGCCAAACGGCACATTCTCGACACCTTTGGCGCGACGCTGGCCGGGGCTGATAGTGATGTGGCGAAACAGGCGCGCCTGGTGTTCGCGGGTGAAATCGGCGGCACGCTGGTCTGGGGTGCGGACCTGCAGGTCGGCGCCGCTCAGGCTGCAATGCTCAACGGCGTCGCCGCGCATGCGCTGGAACTGGATGACACCGGTGGCTGTGACCATTCCGGCGCGGTGGTGCTGCCGGCGGTGATGGCCGCTGTTTCGATGTCCACGCGGCCTGTCAGTGGTCGCGAGTTCATCACGGCGGTGGTCATCGGTTACGAAGTCGGCCGCCGCGTGCTCGAAGCCTGTGGCGGTTATTCGGCGCACAACGGCGCCGGCTGGCATTCCACCGCCACCTGCGGCGTGTTTGGCGCAGCGGCGGCAAGTGCACGCATCCTGGGTTTGAACGCCGGACAAATGCTCTCGGCACTCGGTATCGCGGGCAGTTTCAGCGGCGGCTTGTGGGCCTTCATCCACGACGGCTCGCAGAGTAAAAAACTGCACAGCGGGCGCGCCGCCGAAGGTGGATTGCTGGCGGCACGGTTTGCGCAGCAAGGCATCACCGGGCCGTCGAAGCTGTTCGATGATGTCTGGGGCGGTTTCCTGAAAACCCTGGCCGGCGGGACGGCACAACCGGAGGCACTGGATGCCGGCCTGGGCGTCGTGTGGAAGCTCGCCCGCTGTTCGATCAAGCCGTACGCCTCATGCCGTGGCACGCATTCGGCCATCGACGCGTTGGGGTTGTTGCTGGATCAACTGCAGGTGGATGTCGATCAGGTTGAAGACCTTGAGGTTTCGCTGTGCGGGTTTCTGCAAGACATGTGCGGCGCTCAGGAGGTGAGCAGCCTCGCGGCGGCGCAGATGAGCTTGCCGTACGCCCTCGCCGCACGCTTGGTCCATGGGCATTGCCGGCTGGAGGCGTATGACGACGAGCAACGGCGTGTTCCACAGATTGCGCTGTGGATGTCGCGCATTCGTCTTGTAGTGGACCCGCAACTGTCAGAGGATGGCGAGCCCGTGGTGAGCGTGCGGACGGTGGACGGTCGGCAGGCGAGCCTGTGCGTCGACCCGCCACTGGGTGCGCCGGGCAATCCGTTGAGTGATGACGCGTTGGAACAGAAGTTTTTCAGTCTGGCGGTGCGGGTGATGCCGAGGTTGCAGGCAGAGGAACTGATCGGGCAGTTGTGGCGGTTGGAAACGCTGGAATCGGTGGCTGCGCTGGATCGGTGGTTGAGTTGA
- a CDS encoding MFS transporter — MATYSLVIRRLMIVSLTIVVSRAITSPLLTLFLSNKLGLNQQDVGLLLGIAVFIATLLALYGGYIIDRLEKRRLLILAMLSSAIGFVLLTFAENLYLTTLTLVITETASALFLIGSKAILSENLPMGQRAKAFSLRYTLTNIGYATGPMLGVVIAGVYPIAPFLIAGGIAFFSIFLMSGIPKDSSQTPAIGQPQSFLKTLITLKNDRTLIMFTCGCLLSTVVHGRFTLYLSQYLLVTQDSKRALETMAALLACNAISVILLQYQIGRFLKREQLRYWIAGGTSLFILGLIGFSLADSLVSWCVAMFIFTLGEMIIYPAEFLFVDTLAPEELRGSYYGAQNLAALGGALSPVICGFLLMHTPAPTMFYALSALTAMGGFLCFMSGRRVALQQN, encoded by the coding sequence GTGGCCACTTACTCGCTTGTTATCCGCCGGTTGATGATCGTATCGCTGACCATCGTCGTCAGCCGCGCCATCACCAGCCCGTTGCTCACGTTGTTCCTGAGCAACAAACTGGGCCTCAACCAACAGGACGTTGGTTTGCTGCTGGGCATCGCGGTGTTCATCGCCACCCTGCTTGCGCTCTACGGCGGCTACATCATCGACCGCCTGGAAAAGCGCCGGCTGCTGATCCTCGCCATGCTCTCCAGCGCCATCGGTTTCGTGCTGCTGACCTTCGCCGAAAACCTCTACCTGACCACCCTGACCCTGGTGATCACCGAAACCGCTTCGGCGCTGTTCCTGATCGGCTCGAAGGCGATCCTCAGCGAAAACCTGCCCATGGGCCAGCGCGCCAAGGCCTTTTCCCTGCGCTACACCCTGACCAACATCGGTTACGCCACGGGGCCGATGCTCGGCGTAGTCATCGCCGGTGTCTACCCGATTGCGCCGTTCCTGATTGCCGGCGGCATTGCGTTTTTCAGCATCTTTTTGATGAGCGGGATCCCGAAAGATTCGAGCCAGACACCCGCGATCGGCCAGCCGCAAAGCTTTCTGAAAACCCTGATCACCCTGAAAAACGACCGCACGCTGATTATGTTCACCTGCGGCTGCCTGCTCAGCACCGTGGTCCATGGGCGCTTCACCCTGTACCTGTCGCAATACCTGCTGGTGACCCAGGACTCCAAACGCGCCCTGGAAACCATGGCCGCCCTGCTCGCCTGCAACGCCATCAGCGTGATCCTGCTGCAATACCAGATCGGCCGTTTCCTCAAGCGTGAACAACTGCGCTACTGGATTGCCGGTGGCACCAGCCTGTTCATCCTCGGCCTGATCGGCTTCAGTCTGGCGGATAGCCTGGTGTCGTGGTGCGTCGCGATGTTCATCTTCACCCTCGGCGAAATGATCATTTACCCCGCCGAATTCCTGTTCGTCGACACCCTGGCCCCGGAAGAGCTGCGCGGCAGTTACTACGGCGCGCAAAACCTGGCGGCCCTGGGCGGTGCCCTGAGCCCGGTGATTTGCGGTTTCCTGTTGATGCACACCCCGGCGCCGACGATGTTTTATGCCCTGAGCGCGCTGACCGCCATGGGCGGTTTCCTGTGTTTCATGAGCGGACGCCGGGTGGCTTTACAGCAAAATTAA